From Bordetella flabilis, the proteins below share one genomic window:
- a CDS encoding amidohydrolase family protein — MLITDTQVHLWEAHRPDRPWPPEEVERKVFVAVDGARPHREEPLGAEEFLATMDAAGVQRAIIVPPSPVGDNNLTALEAAARHPARLAIMGRFNPEAPDARERLERWLDQPNMLGIRLTFHKPRWSGWLEQGAMDWFWADCERHGIPLMVFVPGHVDKIPGLAQRHPGLTLILDHMARRSNLRDEAAFADLDELLALARHPNVHVKASAAPCYSNEPYPFANLTPFLKRIFDAFGPQRTMWGSDYTRLPCTYQECVDHFRVALDFLDDDSRAWVMGKAAAQALRWPESAFDDAR; from the coding sequence GTGCTCATCACGGATACACAGGTCCACTTGTGGGAAGCCCACCGGCCGGACCGGCCCTGGCCCCCGGAGGAAGTGGAGCGCAAAGTCTTCGTCGCCGTGGACGGCGCCCGGCCGCACCGCGAAGAACCGCTGGGCGCGGAGGAATTCCTGGCCACCATGGACGCGGCCGGCGTGCAGCGCGCCATCATCGTTCCGCCCTCGCCGGTCGGCGACAACAACCTGACGGCGCTGGAAGCCGCTGCCCGCCATCCCGCCCGCCTGGCCATCATGGGCCGCTTCAACCCCGAAGCGCCGGACGCCCGCGAACGGTTGGAACGATGGCTGGACCAGCCCAATATGCTGGGCATACGCCTGACCTTTCACAAGCCCAGGTGGAGCGGCTGGCTGGAGCAGGGGGCCATGGACTGGTTCTGGGCCGACTGCGAGCGGCACGGCATTCCGTTGATGGTGTTCGTGCCGGGCCATGTCGATAAAATCCCCGGCCTGGCGCAACGCCACCCGGGCTTGACGCTGATCCTCGACCACATGGCCCGCCGCAGCAATCTGCGCGACGAAGCCGCCTTCGCGGACCTGGACGAACTGCTGGCGCTGGCTCGCCATCCGAATGTGCACGTGAAGGCGTCTGCCGCCCCTTGCTACAGCAACGAGCCCTATCCCTTTGCCAACCTGACGCCTTTCCTCAAGCGCATCTTCGACGCCTTCGGTCCGCAGCGGACCATGTGGGGCTCCGACTACACGCGCCTGCCCTGCACCTACCAGGAATGCGTGGACCATTTCCGCGTCGCGCTGGATTTCCTCGACGACGACAGCCGGGCATGGGTCATGGGCAAGGCGGCGGCGCAGGCGCTGCGCTGGCCGGAATCCGCCTTCGATGATGCCCGCTGA
- a CDS encoding LysR family transcriptional regulator produces MDLRQLEYFVHVAELGSFTKAAAILDVAQPALSRQVRRLEIELRQTLLYRNGRGVSPTEAGKRLLAHGRGILLQFDRARQEVEDARGSPVGRVVVGLPHSIGRLITAPFVAEFKQAFPRATLSITEGLTVHLHEWLLSGRIDVAVLHDPIPSPGLEFVPLREDPLFLVEQRGTRRSASGPSIPVKALADIPLIIPSRPHPLRMLVETRLANLGKKISVALEIDAVGAIVDLVMQGYGRAIVTQNALLIGADAAKLTARRIVSPRMTSLLALATSAERPATALGRETAALIAAFVPKALARAARGRSMPARDIHSGNSS; encoded by the coding sequence ATGGACCTACGCCAGCTCGAATACTTCGTCCACGTCGCCGAACTGGGCAGCTTCACCAAGGCCGCAGCCATCCTGGACGTCGCGCAGCCCGCGCTCAGCCGCCAGGTGCGGCGCCTGGAAATCGAGCTGCGCCAGACATTGCTTTACCGCAACGGCCGCGGTGTCAGCCCGACCGAGGCGGGCAAGCGCCTGCTGGCGCACGGGCGCGGCATCCTGCTGCAGTTCGACCGCGCGCGCCAGGAAGTCGAAGACGCGCGTGGTTCGCCAGTGGGCCGCGTGGTGGTCGGCCTGCCGCATTCCATCGGCCGCCTTATCACCGCACCCTTCGTTGCCGAGTTCAAGCAGGCCTTTCCACGGGCCACGCTATCCATTACGGAAGGCTTGACCGTCCATCTGCACGAATGGCTGCTGTCCGGGCGCATCGACGTGGCCGTGCTGCACGATCCCATCCCCTCGCCCGGCCTGGAATTCGTGCCGCTGCGCGAGGACCCGCTGTTCCTCGTCGAACAGCGCGGCACGCGGCGCAGCGCCAGCGGGCCGTCGATACCGGTCAAGGCGCTGGCCGACATCCCGCTGATCATCCCGAGCCGGCCGCACCCGCTGCGCATGCTGGTCGAGACACGACTGGCCAACCTCGGCAAGAAGATTTCAGTCGCGCTGGAGATCGACGCCGTCGGGGCGATCGTCGACCTGGTCATGCAGGGCTATGGCCGCGCCATCGTTACGCAGAACGCCTTGCTCATAGGCGCCGACGCGGCCAAGTTGACCGCGCGCCGCATCGTGTCGCCGCGCATGACGAGCCTGCTCGCGCTGGCGACGTCGGCCGAGCGACCCGCCACCGCCCTGGGCCGCGAGACCGCCGCGCTGATCGCCGCCTTCGTGCCGAAGGCGCTGGCGCGCGCGGCACGCGGCAGGTCGATGCCCGCGCGGGATATTCATTCCGGGAATAGCAGCTAG
- a CDS encoding SAM-dependent methyltransferase, with amino-acid sequence MKFDQSYFDEIFAREADPWGLERHFYEARKRAVVLAALPSARYGRAFEPACATGVLTQALAARCDELLAADVSEDAVTRAAQRLRGSTNVAVRRLQVPAQWPEGRFDLMVFSEFLYYLSAEDRAQLALRARETSTEGGTLVGCHWKRRIDPAIPLGDALHEELATALGWPCLVRHEEEDFVVHVWSRDGRSVARREGIVAGG; translated from the coding sequence ATGAAATTCGACCAAAGTTATTTCGACGAGATCTTTGCCAGGGAAGCCGATCCCTGGGGACTGGAACGCCACTTCTACGAAGCCCGCAAGCGAGCCGTGGTGCTGGCCGCCTTGCCGTCGGCCCGCTATGGAAGGGCGTTCGAGCCGGCGTGCGCAACGGGTGTCCTGACGCAGGCGCTGGCCGCTCGTTGCGATGAATTGCTGGCGGCGGATGTCAGCGAGGACGCCGTAACGCGTGCGGCGCAACGGCTGCGCGGGTCGACGAACGTTGCCGTGCGTCGCCTGCAGGTACCGGCGCAATGGCCCGAGGGGCGTTTCGACCTGATGGTGTTCAGCGAGTTCCTCTACTACTTGTCCGCCGAGGACCGCGCGCAACTGGCGCTGCGGGCCAGGGAAACGAGCACGGAAGGGGGAACCCTGGTCGGGTGTCATTGGAAGCGAAGGATCGACCCTGCGATTCCACTGGGTGACGCGCTGCACGAAGAACTGGCCACGGCCCTGGGCTGGCCCTGCCTGGTCCGCCACGAGGAAGAGGATTTCGTGGTCCATGTGTGGAGCCGGGACGGGCGGTCGGTGGCGCGGCGCGAAGGCATCGTGGCGGGCGGCTAG